Within Cucumis melo cultivar AY chromosome 4, USDA_Cmelo_AY_1.0, whole genome shotgun sequence, the genomic segment atttaaattcatattattattaaaaatatatgttatgtattacttaataaattgtttaaaagataaaaaaactgaaaatcttgtatttatatttggcgttatttttgggaagtatctaaagtttaaattcaaattgttataaaaaaaacatatattatgtattatttaataaattgtttaaaatataacaaaactaaaAATCTTGTACATATATTTGGCATTATTATAGAGGAGGTTGCTGCAATCTTATCCAACAACAAAATAGAAGATTTAGTTAAAATAATTTACCAGATTTGAATGCAAAATACATTGTCTTCGTGTTGTTTTCATAATCTTGTCTCATTTTTTGAGCTATTCAAATACACTATATTTGAAATATATGGATTATCCTATACTTAGGGGAATGATACTATATCTTGATGAccaatttttttacttttttgtgTGTCCAAATCTGTTGTTTATAACATATACTATGTTATTTATAAAGTTTGGTTAGCTAAACAACCGTGATTATGATTCAATGACACTGTTTAGGAAATCGTTATTATTCTTGGTTTTGTAACAAATCTATCTTAATGTTAAGCTTTTTGGATTGGAAAAGTATatgattatatgagcaaataagtattaatatttgaatatgtgaTAATGATATAAAACGAATAGTTTATCATACtatttaaaagcataaattaCAAAGTAATTGTGTCAGCAACCATATGCTATACATTCTGTCAAATATTGTGGAtataatatggaaagaataatattgtCATGTAGTATGTATAAATACACTGTATAGAAAATCAACACAATAAAACTTGGTAAATTTAACCAATAAatcgatttttttaaattaaggaaaaaaataaacaataaaacaaatggaacaaattaaatatagatattcaaatttatacttttcttatattttccaaacaaatattttcaagtagattaatgaaatatatttatttactaaccATACAAATATTTTTAAGGAGCTCAATGGAATATTTTGgattaaatcaaatttattaattttttgttagtaaataaataaatttaaagattatcaaaataaattaaaactaataaaatattttcttatatCAAACTAAATTGTTGTTATgaaaaaaataccaaaactaataaaatttcaatttcaaatttcaaattcgcACATTTTTATCAAGTTTGTTATAAAAagttaatttataaattttaaattcaaattgttattaaaaatttatatcATGTATtacttaataaattttttataaatattttggaatataagttgttaaattttaaattcaaattgttattaaaaaatatctttGCCGGACGATTCTAGGAGATGATATAAAATCAAAttgatatattatttaataaaattttgataagtattataaaatataaaaaatccaAATCTATTGAATTTATATTTGCCATGGGtattatctaaaatttaaattcaaatagttattaaatatatttattaattaattgatttaaatcttaaaaatacaaaaatctgGTAGAAATTATGCCTATATTTTTAAGGGATGGTACAATATTTTCCCGCAAGAgccatattttatttttaggaGATGTTTTTGCAATATTTTccagtaaaaaaaatatcatgTTAAAATTTACCAAAACTGAATGTCGTAAACTGTATCATAATTGGTGATATAATCCCCCGGTTTCTAGGATTAGATCACAAATCCCTAGATTTTCCAATCCTATATTCATTCAGCTTTAGATTAATTTGTCTAAAGTTGAAGGTTTGCATCAATTTAACCAAATATCGTTTGATGATATAAAAACATGAGTGGATTTATAGATATTCATACCATTGTAACAATAAACTTCGATTTATAAACAATTCTATACTATAAAAAGATTATGAGCTCAAATCAGGTCTTCTATAAAAAGATGCTAATAACAAAATCTACCAAACACAACATTCCGAGCTCAAATCGTGTCTTCCATCTTCGACCGTGAACAAGTCAACGAGCATTGCTCAAAAACTACTTTGTCCATCTGGAATCACACTGCAACCTAGAGAAGATAAATCAACCAAACGACTGGACATACAAAGACAAGTGCCAAAATCAAAGCACATGGGTGACAAGAAAAACTATATTAACAAACTGTCTACCCATAATACAATTAGCTGATTCCTTTCCGAGACGACAAACTCTTACTGCAGCTATACTTCCTTCCATCGTGTATGTGCTGAAAGTTGAAAACCCTTTTGAGTCTCTATGATAGAGGCTGGTATATCAAATTTCTGAATCAGGAAAAAGAATGTCATTCATTTAGCTAAACCATTCGACATTCTTCTATCCGTGCATGGAGCGATTTTGTACATTTAATCTCAACCTGCAGGTGTAAAATGGCAAATACAAAACAGCTTTTGCATACTATGAAACGCTAGCTGTAGCTGGATCTTGCCTGATTGATGTTGTGTGATTACGATCACCAGAAATTACATCCTCACTAGGCAATTCAATAGAGACGTCTTTAGAACAGCTAAATGCATCAGATGGAATGTTGATACCAACAAAACCGATCATGACAGCCACAGCCCCAAGATAATCCATGAGATGTGGAGCATTGCCTGTTACTGAATCGACAATGGCAGCCAATGGAACTTGAATTGTGAGACCAGCTGTTGCTACAGTAGTTGTGGTTAGAAGAACGGCTTTAGCCCACAAGTAATCACTCAGCACATTATCCAGCAATCCTGAACATCAACAAGAAGTCCTAGTTAGAGTATGAATATGATACAAACACATGgaagaataaaaagaaacataaaactccctacaaacttgaaaagaaaaaatctgCAAGAGAATGTAACCTTATTTTTCCATCCATGCATAACTTTTGTGAAACATACGTGGTGAAAATGAGACAATACAAGATTCATCAAGAGCTATGAGAAAAAAGTGgatgaaaatatggaagaaccTTGGGGGTGCTAAAAATAAATTGTTCGTaatgcactttttttttttttttggtcttaCATTACAAGTTTGGGATTACCTCTGGAATAGTGCGTCTAGGCCGTTTAAAAATACTTAAAAAAGAACCCAAATTATTTTTAGTGCTTTTTCTAAAAGTACTTGTAGAATACATGCCATCAATTAAAAgtaaatgttttttaaaaagtcATTCCAAACTATCCATCAGAAGGCTAGCCCTCTCTCGCACTGCAAGCTACCTTAATGTGTCCATCATGCATAATTTATGAGGTTGCAAAATGCTGAGATAACAAATACCAAGTTTCTCAAACCATTCCATGCACATCATGAGCAAAGATTTAAAATAATCAAGTGCCTAAGCACCATGAATTAGAGATCAGATTCTTGGAAGTTAAATTCAAATGCACCATGTTTGAAGGAAAGATTCTTGAAAATCATGTGTAATGAAATCATGTTTTGTCAAATATTTGAGATGTCCAGCCTCCACACATCCAAAAGAGAAAGCAAACAGCTTCAAATAGATACAGAGAGCAAAAAGAATAACCAAGTCTGGCAAAGATGTTACGAACCTTTAGCAACAATCATACCAACTTCCTTCCAAGTCCGCAAGCGAAATGGTTCCACATTGGTGAATTTGATTATAAGGGCAActggaaaaaaaataacaagGTTGAAAAGCCCAAGGAATCCAAGAAATTGTGCCATACTAGCCTTTCCGTTCATCTCATCATCCTCAGGCAGTTTCTTGCGAATTAGGGTAATGTATACAGCATATAAGCCTGCTGAGACGAGGGAAAGAACATCACCAAGTAGAGGATTTGAAGCAGTCTTCAACGTCATTTCAGATTGCAAATCCCCCAGGCTGACAATTATTGTGCCCCCCATACAAAGGAGAACACTAGCAAGTTTCACCCATGTAAACTTCTCGCCCAAAAATGCCAGAGAAACCAAAAATGTAAAGAGGCTGGAACCACTGCTTAAGATAGTATTTGactacagaaaaaaaaaaatggagctATAAAATCCAATGTGATAAAATCAGCCATGACCAATATAATAAAAGAGAGGAACTAAATCGTCACTCACTGTAACAGTAGTATACTTCAGTGATAGATTAAAAGTGAGCTGAGCAAGGAACCAAAAAGGGCATATGAATAAGCTAACTTTCGCCACTCTAATCCGTGTCCAACGTCCTTTTTCATCCACTTGTTTGTCATAAGATGAGTATCCTGTTTCTAAAAATTTACTTTCTCCTTTCAAAACTGGTTGTGCATCTTCCACATGCATATGCATATGCATATGCATGGAAGTATTGTAATGATCAACATTTGTAACAAGATTGGTTTCTCCAAGAAGTATGGCCTGCTCGGGTTCATCCCTCAATTCTTGTAATGCAtccaattttttgtttttccaaaACAACAAGTTTCCATACTTATCCTCCAAGAAACGTGCAATTTCAATGATTGGGATGTAAATCACAAACAATGAATTGCAGATGTATGTAACAAGAAATGGTGAAACACCTTCATCAACAACAGATTGAACCACAAAACTAGCAGCTATCCATATGGTTGCAAccaaaaatatataaaacaaacCGATTCCCCATCTCCAAACTTCATTTTCCATCTCTCACAAAACACAATCCAGCCTTCACCGTTCTCCCAAAAATTTATCCCAAATCCCAAcctaaaaaagtcaaaatacaACCTCTTCTAGTGACAAAATGCAGCCACAAATTCCAATCTCCGACACAAATTTGACCTGAACgtaaccaaaaaggcattcaaattcaaggaagaagaaaagaacacAAATTAAAACAGAGGCAATCAAATTCCAAAAAATGGTAACAATTACAAGTatcgaaaacggaaaaaatcATAGAATTGCAATCAAAACGAAAACATGCATCAGAAATCATAGAAGGTTTATAGAATTATTATCTTCCCATACACACCGTGAATTCTAGTCGTTGATTTTTGTAATCCTTGTGAAAGAGATGATGCATCTAGAATAATGAAACCATGGAATTTTGGGCTAATGACGATTCAGGCCGTAAAATGAAAAGGATGGGAGAAGAAAAGTTGATCAAGGCGGCGAATCAACAGGAACCCAAAGAAGAGATCGGAAGAAAATATTCTCCGGACGTCATGGAAATTTCAGTGACTTTAACTCTAATCTCCCTTCAAATCTCCACAGCAGAACTCCTTTCTCCCATTTTCCCTCAAGCACTCCTTTCAATCCGGCCGTTCATTCCTTCAAATCTCCACAGCAGAACTCCTTTCTCCCATTTTCCCTCAAGCACTCCTTTCAATCCGGCCGTTCATTCCTTCAAATCTCCGCAACCATTTCCCACTCTCCGATTTTCCTTAACTCACTCTTTCCCAACCCTTACTAAATTTACGTTTTCTCCACCGATTGCGTTGACCATGCCCCTTTGGCCTCACCGGATTTTCCAGCGGAAAAATCTTTCACACCCTTCGAAAGTGCTTACTAAGAAAGACGGTGTTTCATAGAATCTTCAAAATAAACTTGggaaattgcaaaaaaaaaaaaaaaaaaaaaaggataaaatttTGGGTTCAATGAAATTTGGGATGTGTTTTGAAAATGGAGTTTTAGGGCATGGTAAAATATCCAAATTATCCTCGATAAAAAGAATGCTAAAATAGGTCATTTTTCTCTCACTTCCTCCATCTTCAAGTTTTTTATTCTCAAAATCTCTCACGCTTAGGTGACTTTGACGAATGATGATAGTAGGCTTTGCATGGTGACGACAAGGCTTTAGACGACAACTGCGAGCTTCAAACGATGACGACGAGGCTTCAGACGACGATAACAACGAAGTTTATAAAGATTTTCACACAActtgtgggtttttttttccattttactTTGAGAAACATTTTTTCATTCTATATGCAACTAGGGATTTGGGACACAAAACTCCTATGTATGCAACTGGTATACACGATATCCTAATTTCTACTTCTATTTACCTAACAACAAGCAAAAAGTGGATGAGTTTTCTAAACCACTTTTTCTTTTGGAACCTCTAAACTACCTATGTTCATAATTTCCCCCTTGTTTTGTTTTAGTGGCGAGATGCAACAAACATtattgggaaattgccaaataTAGTCCAGTTTTTAAGGGGTTGTGGAATTGTAGGATTGATCGGGAgaaaagacttttaggacaaaaTATGAGTAAAAAATCCAATTTACCCTTTAATGAAATTTCCCATTCTCTTTCACACCAACAAACCCATTCTCTTCTCGGCTTGTTATCTTCTTCCTCTAACTTCTCTCTAACATCTCTCAAACTCTATTTCTCCTAAAAAATTGTTCATTTTAAttactaaaaaatattttaaaataaatttatattaattttctactcttacaaaatttttgttttaagtttCCACCAACTCTTTTCCCCTTGATTTTCGATTCTTTTTTTAAACATgtcataaatttaaataagtaaaataagttagattgttttttactttttatagtTAGATAAGATATTTTTTTAACTATATTACATTAACTTATCTAGTTGAATTTGGATATGATTTGTTGTACAATtcaacatttatatatatatttttgcttcatctttttattttaaaatttagaacaaaacatttaggtttatggttaattttcataaaacatttaggtttgttgttaattttcataaatataacaaaacactaaattatttatgacccgtgtaacaaaataaaaaagcccatgaagcctgctattttttttaaaaatattccaggtttgttcttcctttcaatattttttcttctcttcttctgcaattttcttttgctttccatcttctttcttctttggtaatttttcatttatatatttcttttaaatcatgatatttgttttcaatcaatcataaatcttgtattgtttatttttaaattgtttttggttcaagatcatgtaccaaatataaaagatcttggtacacaatcttgaacaaaaatcaaatttctACATCTCTTAAGTTCTTTAGAGTGCTATACATGTTTAGGAAGCCTTTTAAATACATATGTATTATcttgcacacatctcgcacacatcttgtgttggaatttatgtcctaaaactcgtactttgttatttgattcaataaaatttattattgaatgctataatcttaaaaccaataaattaaggtctcgaggctattttactaagtttgttaatacacttgaactttatgtagagacataaacatggattaagttcgacttaatagcccaaatagtagTTCCCATGATGTGTAAAATCATGCTAATTTTTTCCATATCAGTTAAGAAATCATAAGCTCAGTTAAAAAAATCGATTTTAAAGAATTCCTCCATAAAAAAACTTCAATAGCATATaatagtaaaaagaaaaacaaactaaATTAACATTTACCAAATAACACGACAACTTGATCAAAAGTGGCAAGAAAGATTAAGAGTAAGTTTGAAAGAATACGTTTaataaatgattaaataaataagtaagtAAATCAAGATTTGGGTACACACCTATATCTAATTTCACATAAacagataaaataaaataaaataatcataaaCCTAAATGTTTTGTTCTAAAATTTAAACCAAAGAGATGAAGCAAAAATAGATATAATCAAATGTTGAAGTGTCCAACAAATCATATCCAAATTCCTAGATAAGTTAATGTAACACAGTTAAAAAAATATCTTATCTAactataaaaagtaaaaaacaatCTAACTTATTACTTTTTTACATTTATGatatgtttaaaaaagaaattgagaacCAGGTGGAAAAAAAGTTGATGGaaacttaaaacaaaaatgttgtaagagtaaaaaaaattaatataatttatttcaaaaatattttttaataattaaaataaacaatttttaaGAGAAGAGTTTGAAAGAGGTTAGAGAGaagttaaaaggaaaaagataacAATTGGGAGAAGAGAGTGAGTTTGTTGtgtaaaagagagaaaaatttcattcaaggGTAAATTGAACTTTTCACTCATATTTTGTTCTAAAAGTCTATTTTCTCCTAATCAATCCTAAAATGCCACAACCCCTTAAAAAATAGACTATATTTGGCAATTTTCCAACATTATTCTAAATTTAATATTCATATTTGTATTTCGTTTATGCGTTAGTGGTGCGGCCGTTATTCGCATGTTATATTGCataaagttttatttatatGTTGATTAAATTATATACCATATGGAGATTTTTCTTCCTATTGTTCTTGagtttactttttattttgtaGATATCTAATAGCACTTATTCTTTTTTGGAGATTAATGGGACAAGTTATCTCTTACCTCCTAGTATCAAACATTTGCAATTTAGTCGGCTTCAGAAAAATGGTAAGTGTGAGATTCATGTCACATATTGTAAAATCAAAGTTTCTTGTCTCATATGAATCAGattgtaaattattttttctttgatcAATATCATCTTAGCCAAAAAAGATTGTGTTATCAAATTACATGCTATATAGATTTATCATCTATGCTTGCCAGGGAAAAAAAGAATCTTAACTAGTCGAAAATGTAAAATTTAAGTTCTGTTTTATTAGCTCTTTGTATTCACCTTTAACAATTACCTGGGAATCTTAATGCCAAAAACAAATAATGGTGAACTATGATAAATACCATTGCTTTTGCTTTATTAACTGACATTAACTTCTAGAATTATACCATGAAATCTTCAAACTAAAGTCTGGTATATTGTGCTGGAAAAAAACATCAGAGATGGCATGCACAACAGAAAACATCaagctttactctatatgcatctaaacgatttagaaaatAACATGCAATTACTACACGATAGACCTAAACTAAGAgtataaaaggtaaacgatgaacttatcTCCTGAAGATCACAAGTAACagacaaccactaagttgacctactaatcttaGGACCAAGaatcgagttgtgggactcgtttttgtgAAGTCAATCTTTTGAGAGAAAGATGGAGGTATCGTTTAGGCTGTTTTTATatgaatcatcatcatcattttctcattctgaaatgagaagtttatatagaaaaattacatgcaaaatgcatgcaatttatttcatataaactaaacacctaattaatccattaactgttaatggaattagtggcttctaattcattataatcggccacatttcccactaacatttagttaataaggaaattaatcaaaggagtaatttggtcatttgaccaattaagtcaaagttaaactttgacttttcttagttaaaagtcaacattttgactttttgctattttacccgtcttgactaattgtAACCTCCCGaatatgaatccgcattcatttttctaaaattcaaatcatatttgaatataaatccggtcaaagtttttgtttttcaaagtcaaaagtcaacatgttgacttttacaactttgaccatttcaaaaacttttcaagcttctaaatatgaatctatattcatatttatttaaatcatatttaaatacaaagcttaaagtttatatctaccgacttatatcatatatacttgtcggtttctctctctttttctaattcgaacaattcgaattactttaacatattgttcttagttgaatccatatgagctagtacgggaacctaatggacctatagatcattgACTCCAACgagctaaactcttttaaaccaagcttaatcaacattcgttaactaatgagtcattccactaaagacttttagttgcactcccctcactatagatatatttctgtctacctgatataaccatgatgagtaagtcgatCTTTCACACGTTGTTCATAATCTCTTGGCtcggtcaaaataccgttttacccccgagattgcaccttgctccttaagacccactgatccactattgaacaattggtttaaggtccaatctataaacctgaatccttctcgggccaatgagaaggttgggccccttgttcaaaacttggattcagtccttaagggaacaacctatctactattctagaagtgggtaggagtgaattccatcttgcaccctatgtccctagctatccactcggtcttatccctaaaacgggaggcttattgggccagcgatgatgagctgctctcacctatgtagatttaagaatactaccgaatgaatagaagttcatagttagctcaggattaagatcaagttacctaggtcatcataattgaaatagtcagtttatagtttatggtgttataactaaaagggactatttcgtggttccagtcttatgcaaaccatttacataggatgcccccactcccatgtctttacatgaatgattcaggattacatcgtttgtactaattatggagcgggtcgcatccatagtgtttttccaaaataaggcgcccaaccttattcatacactatagactatttgggctattaactcgaacttaattcatgtttatgtctctacataaagttcaagtatattgacaaactcagtaaaatagcctcgggaccataatacttattggttttaagattatagcattcaataataaactttattgaatcaaataacaaagtataagttttaggacataaattccaacatattgtAGTAAACAGTGTCCATTTTTCTATGGCAGGATTCTAAAGTTTGGTATTTTGCAGTAACGACACCGAGGTTTAAAGATTTTCCAGTCTACATCTACTTCAACTTTTTATGTAGCATACATTAGGATTATTTAGTCCCGGCCTAATGTAAATAGTGCACATTGTTCCTTTTCATGACTTGattctttttgtcttttttgtAGGATTTAGAGAAAGTTATTGGTCATAAAATCTCAAGTTCACGCTACAAAAAATATCAAGCtgatcattaaaaaaaaaagtaagtgATGTACAAtgttaatttagtttttatacatatttttaGATTGGTTTAAGAGTTAAAGTGATACTCATGAACTTCTTAGGTTGTTTTGAGAGTCAAAATGTGACTTAGACACTTTTCGGAATTTATTTACGTGGTTTTTAGAGTTCGGATGTAGCACTTTTTAAGAGGTTGGGAGTGAAATGGTTACTTAAGAACCTTTTAGGTTGTTGAGATTTAAAAAGTTTCATGTAAGCAAAATTTTAGCCGCTTTTGTTAGCCATATTGACATGTACTTCTTATTCCAAAATGTGGTAAGGTAGCTTAactcaaaattttgaaaaaatgcaTTGAGTTGGAtccaattttatttgttttactcTACACATTTTTGTTTTGCAGTATGCTCCAATAATGTACTAAGCTTCTCACCTCTCAGTCATCATTGAGGTTCGTCAGCGAGTAGTAACTCAACATGATCCCAAGGAAATAGGGTGATTGGTGGCTACAAAAGAGTCGTGGTGGGTCATTACAATGATCACAATACCAATATACCAATAGACAACTTGTTGGATTTGATATACACTATTGAGATGTTTTGTTTGTGGTCATGTTTTGTTTATctaatgaaattttattaactTCATTTTGTGCATATATTTATTTGTGTACCAAGTTTtagtttttctaatttttatatGTGGAGTTGTATAAAATAAGTTGGAAACTATTAATTATATCTAGTTGTGATAATGCAAATTTCAagttaaaagtttttttttgaGTCAATTACAGGTTGCGTATGAAGGGTTCCAATGACCCAAATTTTGATGTTTTTATTTTAGCATATAacctcttttattttatttttggtgATTTCAAAGCgcatagtgaaagtttggaatgtgcaaGATATATGAGAGATAAGACATAAGAGCTAAAGAGACTAAAACATGCATCAAAACACTCTAAATGGCTTAGGAGAGATAACAATTTGATTTTGATATgtatagtgaaagtttggaatgtgcgagatgtatGCGAGATGTGTGTGAGATACGTGTGAGATAGCTAGCGAAATAAAACATAAatgcctaagagacttactaaacatgcatagaaACAATTCAAATGGCTTAGGATGGGAGAGGTAGCAATTTGATTTCGAAACgcatagtgaaagtttggaatgtgcgagatgtgtgcgagataaaaCATAAAGGCCTAAGAGGCTTACTAAACATGTAGAAAAACAAACCAAATGGCTTAGGAGGGATAACAATTTGATTTCAAAACgcatagtgaaagtttggaatgtgcaaGATGTACACGAGATAAAACATAaaggcctaagagacttactaaacatgcataaaaacaaTCCAAATGACTTAGGAGGGGTAGCAATTTGATTTCAAAATGCATAGTGAAAgttttggaatgtgcgagatgtgtgcgagctGTGTgtgagatgtgtgcgagataaaaaatGAAAGCTTAAGAGACTTATTAAACATGCAATTGCATCTTATACTTATTTGACAAAGATCACTGTTGAATAAAAAtttttggaaccaattacaaattgccatgtcatttactaaaataattgtatttggaaTTAACTAAAAATTAGCATGTATCCcaagttaaatttaaagacaaattggaaaATTCTAAtaatgtcacatgtctttattattataattggattaaattaattattttggttcaattaaatattatctACTTGGGTTAAAATTCAATGGagccaaaaataagcttaatttagcccaaaattaagtatgacccaaatccatgtgattgagccaatgggt encodes:
- the LOC103503071 gene encoding uncharacterized protein LOC103503071 isoform X2, encoding MENEVWRWGIGLFYIFLVATIWIAASFVVQSVVDEGVSPFLVTYICNSLFVIYIPIIEIARFLEDKYGNLLFWKNKKLDALQELRDEPEQAILLGETNLVTNVDHYNTSMHMHMHMHVEDAQPVLKGESKFLETGYSSYDKQVDEKGRWTRIRVAKVSLFICPFWFLAQLTFNLSLKYTTVTSNTILSSGSSLFTFLVSLAFLGEKFTWVKLASVLLCMGGTIIVSLGDLQSEMTLKTASNPLLGDVLSLVSAGLYAVYITLIRKKLPEDDEMNGKASMAQFLGFLGLFNLVIFFPVALIIKFTNVEPFRLRTWKEVGMIVAKGLLDNVLSDYLWAKAVLLTTTTVATAGLTIQVPLAAIVDSVTGNAPHLMDYLGAVAVMIGFVGINIPSDAFSCSKDVSIELPSEDVISGDRNHTTSIRNLIYQPLS
- the LOC103503071 gene encoding uncharacterized protein LOC103503071 isoform X1, with the translated sequence MENEVWRWGIGLFYIFLVATIWIAASFVVQSVVDEGVSPFLVTYICNSLFVIYIPIIEIARFLEDKYGNLLFWKNKKLDALQELRDEPEQAILLGETNLVTNVDHYNTSMHMHMHMHVEDAQPVLKGESKFLETGYSSYDKQVDEKGRWTRIRVAKVSLFICPFWFLAQLTFNLSLKYTTVTSNTILSSGSSLFTFLVSLAFLGEKFTWVKLASVLLCMGGTIIVSLGDLQSEMTLKTASNPLLGDVLSLVSAGLYAVYITLIRKKLPEDDEMNGKASMAQFLGFLGLFNLVIFFPVALIIKFTNVEPFRLRTWKEVGMIVAKGLLDNVLSDYLWAKAVLLTTTTVATAGLTIQVPLAAIVDSVTGNAPHLMDYLGAVAVMIGFVGINIPSDAFSCSKDVSIELPSEDVISGDRNHTTSIRQDPATASVS